ATATTCTTGATCGGGGGGTGGGGTGGACAATAAGAACTGCTAGGAAAAAAAGTGCACCTAAGTGCCCATAACAATAATTGTCCAAAGCTACATGTAGTACCACAAgagaaacatgaaacaaattgGAAAACAATTCCTGTGCAATCTGATGGTGAAAAAATTCTGGCTCGGAAAAATTTTCCAATCCACCCCATTTCAAAAACATAATTTTGCATTCCTTACAACACTACTTACCTGAAGAAGTTCAAAGTGTACCACCTTGAGAATGGTGTTACAGAACATGGTGTAAACACCAAATTTGGCACTGTGGCCCATGGAGTCAAACCGCCCATCACCACTCCAGACAGCATCTTTCATGTTCTTGATTTTCCCAATGAGGGCTGCTTGATAACGCTCCCAGTAGTTGAGGACAGCAGTGAACATGAAATTCTTTTGATGAAAAAAGAATGTTCTAGCATTGTACGCTGAAAGGCCCATGTGCTTGAATACCAAGAGAATCTTAGTAATAGACGCTCCAGCCATGAGAATACTGAAGCTTAGCAACACATTCCCCGCAGGGTACCTCCCATTAAATAGCATCGGTTGTGACTTCCATGAATATGAATTGTCCCCACAGATCGAACAGTGTTGGTTCACAATTACCATAGTTCCTCTTTGTTTCATTGTGACCTTGGGTTGGTCCCTCTTACACTTGAAACAAAACAGAGAGAAAAGGCAAAGGAGCTTGGTAAAGAAGACAATGAATTTGGGCTCCTTGTCACACGGTGTTCCTGGTTCAACCCTGCAATCCAAAATAGAGATATCAGCTATTATGAAATTAAGATTATATACTCCTGCTAGTAGGTAATCTGGGCCAATCACCAAGCTCCTTTGTTGGCAGGGATCATAATTAGCCTGTGGGATAACCTGCTGGACTTTATTTTGTGGATGTAACACACTTCAATTCGATTTACTATCAGAGGTGTGGCTTTTGCCTACATGTACATATGTATATATGCTCATTTTTCCCTGCCAGCATCCTTTAAGGTCAGCAAGCGTAATGCACAACaactaaataatattatttaccTCACGGTATTGCTGGAATCAATACCATCACGCTCTTCTTCACTTTGTGAAGAGTAGTCGTCTGTTGATGGTGCACTATCTTCATGTGGGCCCCAGTCAGTGTCCTCCACTTCATCTTGTACATCCTCCCCGAGATCCTCCTTGAGCTCCTCCCTGAGCTCCTCCCCGAGCTCCTCCCCGAGCTCCTCCTCCATCTCAACAGCAAACTCCGCACCCACCATCTCTTCCTCTGTCTCTGATTCCTAATTTTTtggggaaaaaggaaaaatatttaaCTGGATCCTTTTGATAACACATCTGTTCATGAAATCATTTTCATCACACTGACAAACtaactagaaaaaaaaacaaacctgtACAGTCTGCAACTCCTTCAACTTGTTTTCTAGCTTGCCATACTTCTTTTTTAGGCGGTTATGCTTCTTTGACAATGACctcgttttctttaaatactTCTCACACCTTTCACATTTAGCAGGCTGCGGTGGTGTATGGCTGACTGGGTCATTGGGAGTAGGGCAAGGAGTAGCCTCATCATTGACCTGAGATACAGGACCAGGAGTAGCAGAGGAGGTACAGGTAGCTGGGGACGGTGATGCTGTTAACATCGTATCCAAAGATGTGTTTGGGCTAAGGTTTGTTGCATATGTGCTCTCTGACAAGGTGTCAGTGGTGCTGCAGGTTGATGTGGCACTGAGCTTCAGTTTCTTGCTGGGAGGATCATGCATGACCTCTCTGTAGATCTAGAAGTCAATTGCATGAATTATGCATCAGTTCTCTATATGTCACCAGGGACAAAAAAGGCTCAAGTGCTAGAAAAGAAAATATCACCAATTTTCCAAATTCAAAACGGCAAAAGTTTCCTTCGACCAATAAAACAAAtgctttaataaaaaaaaaaacatgtacacGCTAAAAACGCGTGTTATTAGTAGAAACTAGGGTAGTAAATGATTTATAGAACAGATATATTTCTTTCTTCAGACTTGAAATACACCAAAATAACGTACAACAGCCTTATCTTAAGCCGTGAGAAAATATATCTGGAatgattttcgaaaagaaataaacttattCGTGAATTTTCTTGAATGCGTTACATGAgctaaaagcaaaacaatgccACGTGCGATGAAATGAGCAACTTCACTTACTCTTCGCCGCTTTCGGTCAGTCAAAGGAGATGTATAGGGCACAATATCAGTCCTGGTTGGTACAGAACCTTTTATCAGCCGTTTTTTCAATTCAATAGCCTCTCCAGTTGCATCCTTTGAAGTCACCGGCTTGTGTTCGAAACAACTATCGTCAAAGTGAGCGGAACACAGGCATGACGACTTCTTTGGCACGAAATCTTTCCGATTTATCCGCACAAATCGCGTCCATTTCTGCCGCAAACTTTTCTCCTTGGGAAAGTAATGCATGGAAATTCCAGGTGTTCCGATTTTGTTGGAGCAATTGACTTTATTGGGGCCACCGGCCGCGCAATAATTCTTTGCTCCCTTCTTTGCTCTCTTGTCCGCCATGACACTATCATCTTCAGAACCACCAAATACGTCACTTCCTGTGTAAGATGAGCGTTTTGACCGCGCACTAAATGGACCCATCTTAGATTGCGAAATCCAAACTTTGAGGTTCAAATACGACAAGAAAGTGCTTTTAATCGGTTAAAACCGTTTAGCTGTGTTCAGTAAGACATAAGCAAGCAAACagggcaaaattattttttacttcataggcactttaacatgctcttcattgttccattaaacttttccgtcaggccattacacataggatgataaggggttgtggtgagctgtttaatgctcaaaagccgcgtcacttccttcatacactcagagacgaactgtgtaccaaggtcactcaagatctcttcaggcactcccaaacgacttaagatatccaccaacgcttctgccacagtctcagtatcaatgttcttcagcgggacagcttcaggataaggagttgcaaagtcgaccaatgtcaattcaatatatatgtatgaccgtcctcactcgggggaacaatagatccaaccaggtcgattgctactttcttaaacggcttgtcaattaatgtcatcttctctaggggaaccttcggtacggaacccttgttaactgtcttctgacatacattgcaggacttgcaataatgagtcacgtccccttgaatgcctggccaatagaacgcgctttgaatcttatcagtcgttttctttattcccatgtgacctcccatgatcgatccgtgcgctagttccattattcgacttctcagctgcacaggaaccataacctgcttcaggggtttacctccattcacataagggtgcttgtagactcggtacagaactccacctttcacttcaaatgaagtctctcACAACTACgacatctttctcccaaaatttctgtaggctctcatCATcccgctgcatttgcttgagcttttctctatcaactacaagACTTTCTTTAGTAcccggtaccttcaacggaatatgttctccagctttcttagcttgacttctcgtgatTACAGCataagcttcttgtacaggaacttgccagcttgggtctgggtcatcagcggctcttgcgcctggtacattaccaataattaaatcataaacagcatcgggaagacactgcgcttccacttggcccttgagataaggtgtatcaacatcaatctttgcgatgggaactttccttgccgtattgtcaatgagcaccataacattaaattcgctagtaaactgatcctcagacacaaggtccctctttactacaattccactacaaccagtatctctcaggacatcaacgggcttttctccaactctacctttcacgacaggcattttacttctcactccagtcaacggttcaacacaagcactactcaacaatgggatcttcttaccacaggctaagagcagcttatcatcttttTTTCTAGCTTCATGCCCCTGCTTGCCACACAGAAAACACTtctttgttagggttgggcagttgacagctttatgacctcgggtgttgcacttaaagcaatgcagagctggtggattaatctgcatgttcttggcctCGACCCTCTCAGGCtgtactgttggctttctgcttgctgagctgaacaaatgtttaccatgagcctccaagtactggtcagcgatgtTCGCAATCTTTACCAGAGtgtcaggtgccctttctcgcaggtgaattgccaaatccttagggcaagagttaataaattgttctttcacgatcaagtccttaagaccatcaaaagTTCGCGCAGTATTCgcaccgtaacaggtatctgtccagtcgcacaataaactgctccggatgttcgtcaacttctggtttggatgctctaaattttcgacgatagccgtcttcggtaaggtcatatctcttcattaacgcaatctttaccctgtcataatccttagctgcgtcctcgatagacgtgaatacacttctagtgcctgtccagacaacagagaactgagcttcgatgcccatccatcttttttccacttagctgtctcggcaaatctttcgaacctctgcaaatacgcgtccaaatcgtctttgccatcaacaaacgaggggagtttaggtgccttggCCCGATCTTCTCTGTCACCTCTTTCAGTAAGACATAAGCAAGCAAACagggcaaaattattttttacttcataggcactttaacatgctcttcattgttccattaaacttttccgtcaggccattacacataggatgataaggggttgtggtgagctgtttaatgctcaaaagccgcgtcacttccttcatacacacAGAGACGAACTgtgtaccaaggtcactcaagatctcttcaggcactcccaaacgacttaagatatccaccaacgcttctgccacagtctcagtatcaatgttcttcagcgggacagcttcaggataaggagttgcaaagtcgaccaatgtcaattcaatatatatgtatgaccgtcctcactcgggggaacaatagatccaaccaggtcgattgctactttcttaaacggcttgtcaattaatgtcatcttctctaggggaaccttccgtacggaacccttgttaactgtcttctgacatacattgcaggacttgcaataatgagtcacgtccccttgaatgcctggccaatagaacgcgctttgaatcttatcagtcgttttctttattcccatgtgacctcccatgatcgatccgtgcgctagttccattattcgacttctcagctgcacaggaaccataacctgcttcaggggtttacctccattcacataagggtgcttgtagactcggtacagaactccacctttcacttcaaatgaagtctctcACAACTACgacatctttctcccaaaatttctgtaggctctcatCATcccgctgcatttgcttgagcttttctctatcaactacaagACTTTCTTTAGTAcccggtaccttcaacggaatatgttctccagctttcttagcttgacttctcgtgatTACAGCATAAGCTTcctgtacaggaacttgccagcttgggtctgggtcatcagcggctcttgcgcctggtacattaccaataattaaatcataaacagcatcgggaagacactgcgcttccacttggcccttgagataaggtgtatcaacatcaatctttgcgatgggaactttccttgccgtattgtcaatgagcaccataacattaaattcgctagtaaactgatcctcagacgcaaggtccctctttactacaattccactacaaccagtatctctcaggacatcaacgggcttttctccaactctacctttcacgacaggcattttacttctcactccagtcaatggttcaacacaagcactactcaacaatgggatcttcttaccacaggctaagagcagcttatcatcttttTTTCTAGCTTCATGCCCCTGCTTGCCACACAGAAAACACTtctttgttagggttgggcagttgacagctttatgacctcgggtgttgcacttaaagcaatgcagagctggtggattaatctgcatgttcttggcttcgaccctctcaggctgtactgttggctttctgcttgctgagctgaacaaatgtttaccatgagcctccaagtactggtcagcgatgtTCGCAATCTTTACCAGAGtgtcaggtgccctttctcgcaggtgaattgccaaatccttagggcaagagttaataaattgttctttcacgatcaagtccttaagaccatcaaaagTTCGCGCAGTATTCgcaccgtaacaggtatctgtccagtcgcacaataaactgctccggatgttcgtcaacttctggtttggatgctctaaattttcgacgatagccgtcttcggtaaggtcatatctcttcattaacgcaatctttaccctgtcataatccttagctgcgtcctcgatagacgtgaatacacttctagtgcccgtccagacaacagagaactgagcttcgatgcccatccatcttttttccacttagctgtctcggcaaatctttcgaacctctgcaaatacgcgtccaaatcgtctttgccatcaacaaacgaggggagtttaggtgccttggCCCGATCTTCTCTGTCACCTCTTTCTGTAGTACGACCATCACCATTCATTGCTGCTATTGTAGCAAGTTCTAACTCATGTTCTCTCATGGCAACCTCAGCAGCTTCCTTCTGTCTCATGAGGTCAGCTTCCTGTTGTAACTTCCTAATTTCTCTTTCCTGACGTCTCGCTTCCCTTTCTTCATCCTGTCGTCTGCATCTCTcttctctctcttcttcttcttgaagCTGCCTACGTTTCTCTTCACGTTCTTCCTCTCTACATTTCTCTTCACGTTCTTCGTTCTTcacgttttttttcttcttgtttacacacaaattcaagcagcttttctccttccagaccaaactttttgccaagctgaataaattcCTCCATTTCACAGCACTAAAGttccacggctctttcactcgctacaaCTTTTTCCACAGTGCAGCTACCtccttccaagttgtgatcctttcctggttaacgtagtcggcaaacaaatgaattcctctccgttacaggcccccaatgttacgagttagaatgttttgaggaaaggtagtttgcaaactaaactgaacgcagggttgtcggaacaacaacaagaagatttattccaaaatgaacgtagtttccacgaagtaaaactctgaacaactcgtactcgacaaacttacacggcctccgccaacttgaataaacactgcttctgtcacacttgactaaacacggctaatgccaactctcttcgcttgtgaaaaactagttaaaaaaacactacgcttggactcgtctacttatatactctgacaataaacttctagaactttctaaaatagtaatcactctaattatagatagattacaaaacacaccgatttagaaacgcttacgcacgaacctaaaaataaacaaactcgTAACCTTCGCGAAgcctctagaaagtaacgctagtcacgcaatgctatttttcgtaacaactAGCTGTAAGGGTAACAAAATTCTGGCACCTTTTTATTTTCCGtcaaaaaaacaatattcatctttcaagaaatgttcCCCACTCCTGTCCATATTCAAAGCTGCTTTCGTTTTCTCCTCGCttgctttaaaaacaaaagatggtCTGTCAGGATTTCCGCGCTGATCATTTATTTTACATATTAAGGGGGCTATCTTTTTTGTCACAATATTGTTTAAGTGTTACTAGTGCTTCAAAATTTTCACCACTTGGATAAATTTCTTGGCGCACActttgcttctgattggtgctcCATTTCCTGTCGAGCAGCTGTGTTGCttctttttccactttttcccACTCTTCCTCCACCCGCAGCAATGACATAACAAAGGCAGATTGTATTTCACCTGGCTTCAAGTGAGGATGTTTCTTTATCATTTCCTTCACACGTTCTGTGGGTTTTTCAGGCCTTGATGTTATGGGGCACGTGTGGCTCCAACAATGAAACACCTGTAAGTTTTTTTTGCCTTACTTCACATAGTGCCTCGCAGAGCAAATTACAAATTCACCTGCATCTCCACATATTGAACAGGCTTCTTGGCCGCTTGaaccattttaaaattgttttgtgtTTGTTACACCAAATTGGACACGAAAAGGGCAATGTGTATTGATGCACTTGAAAAAGCCCCGACAGTCTGCATATTGCATCTCTCCACGTCATTTCCATTGCGTGAGGTTGCTTGTCTTCCATTTCCGACCATTCCCGTTTTGGCTTTGACAATCATATATCTCACCAAACTGTCTATGCCTAATGGAAGTTTCTCCACTTCTGAAACTGGAGCACTTTCCCACATCCCAGGATCATACTTTCTTCGGAACGTTGTCCAGGATCCTGTTGTCATCAGTTGTCTCTGAGCCCGTGGAGGAATCCCTGTTTATACGGAAAGAGACGGAAGCAAGTTGTTGTTAATGAAAAGCAGGCAAATTTTGGAAAAGCTCAGTGTTTTGTAACACTCTTCTATTTACACGGCAGGGAGAAGGGGGAAAGCAAGTGGGCATGTTCGTTTGTCTTCATAGCGGTGCCTGGATACTATGACAACATGCTGCCAATCAACCTGTTGCTAAGAATGACAACATCATCactttataatttcacatgctTGTGTTGAAGCCCGGAAAAGCCGAAGACAATAAAAAGTCCTTATTTTGATGACACTATCTTGCTTAATTTGGGCTACTGTTGTCTTTTAATACAGATCTGGATGGATGTATAATGAAGTATGAGGTGacttagcctgcgaacgcagacgtatttccagcGATTTCTCTTGTTTGTcaggggagagaaacgaccacTGGAAATACGCATGTGTTCGCAGGCTAGAGGTGACTCAGAATGGCAGTGAAAATGGCTGTCTTTGCAGTCAAAGTTTCCCTGAGTTTTCCGTCTTGCGCAAGGAGGAATGAAGCGTAGCACTTATTTTCGTGCCTCTGCCCTCGCTCCGTATTTCAGACCCCCTTATGTAGTTCACTCTAGATAAACACTGCACAATAGATTGTTTTTTAATGACACTGCTGGTACCTTGTCTTTCTTATTTTCACTGACGAAAGAATTTTGGTCAAATCGATTACAGGAGTGTAACCAGAAGGACCCGATCCATCGTGTCCACTGGCATTGTCATCCCAGATAAAATAAGaataaaagtgtttttgttgGGGCATTCCTGTTTTAACATGTGATAACAAGAAAGACATTACATTGTGCACTCAATAAAAGTACTTGATTGTGATTGGACAAGAGCAGTGCAATTAGTCCCAAATTGTAATTTCCAAAGCTAACACGAAGTGTTTCGAAGTTGACCcgaattcttcttctttttctggtACGATTCGCGATTAAACGTttctcgtgatgttttgaaagttctcaagtTGCGAACTTGCAAAACACCACTTGTAGCTATTACTCACGAATTTTCTTGAGGTCGTGtgatttcatttacaaaattgtgCTAGCATATTTGGGACCAttactaataggccattttacagttgtttgctcagtggcCTACCCCTGATCCTATCAGTTAAAATCAACCTGCCATGGCAGCTAGATTGTAACTCTTAACCCCTtctagccccccccccccccccaccaaatAGTAAACTGGCAGTGTAAGAGttacaaaaaattaacatgGAAACAATAAGTTACGTTCCATAACGTTACGATTCACTGTGTAGTCAATATTTATACACAAGCAATCACATTATTTTTCtcgtaaaattgaaacaaaacttGCAGTTTTAAATTGCTAGCCTTTGAAAGATGTTCTGGTACTTAAATTTTCCGCAGTAAACTGGATGTCTGTAATTAAGAATACAATCATACGTACATCCAAATCCTCTGAATCCAAAATGATCAACTGAGCAGCTGGCTGTTTACTTTTTCTCAACTGCTTTCCTTTCTTGCCCTTATC
Above is a window of Montipora capricornis isolate CH-2021 chromosome 6, ASM3666992v2, whole genome shotgun sequence DNA encoding:
- the LOC138050450 gene encoding uncharacterized protein is translated as MGPFSARSKRSSYTGSDVFGGSEDDSVMADKRAKKGAKNYCAAGGPNKVNCSNKIGTPGISMHYFPKEKSLRQKWTRFVRINRKDFVPKKSSCLCSAHFDDSCFEHKPVTSKDATGEAIELKKRLIKGSVPTRTDIVPYTSPLTDRKRRRIYREVMHDPPSKKLKLSATSTCSTTDTLSESTYATNLSPNTSLDTMLTASPSPATCTSSATPGPVSQVNDEATPCPTPNDPVSHTPPQPAKCERCEKYLKKTRSLSKKHNRLKKKYGKLENKLKELQTESETEEEMVGAEFAVEMEEELGEELGEELREELKEDLGEDVQDEVEDTDWGPHEDSAPSTDDYSSQSEEERDGIDSSNTVRVEPGTPCDKEPKFIVFFTKLLCLFSLFCFKCKRDQPKVTMKQRGTMVIVNQHCSICGDNSYSWKSQPMLFNGRYPAGNVLLSFSILMAGASITKILLVFKHMGLSAYNARTFFFHQKNFMFTAVLNYWERYQAALIGKIKNMKDAVWSGDGRFDSMGHSAKFGVYTMFCNTILKVVHFELLQANETGGSSPMELEGAKRAFSYLQSVGLAVLVFISDRHRGIAKWIRERQPGCAHYFDIWHIARSIGKKMLQLGKEKGCEKIADWVKGVRNHLYWCATSTKEGFQEMIIAKWKSFMEHVANKHENHTSPLFKKCAHDEIENRRWIKIGTTAYNKLHKLLTGTRLVNDIKQLSPDAQTSCLEGFHSTLNHFHPKMVCFSWLGTFCRHILASLHFNENLLRETKKTEDGKDYYKVTYPKFKLGEEVVREIAVPPTYDYVAEIWKDLLAMSKEKRKTVAEKYFSQQFCPRLKVPQPLNSQFPDRVKKSEAVVRNEERKEKEVTKLYPPAEEQDALQASSNTAQPTRKRKRQERKCRKCGKPVKDHDDQACNSNQ